One window of the Clostridium sp. MB40-C1 genome contains the following:
- a CDS encoding glycoside hydrolase family 5 protein: MAKRKYKLIKDMAIVLIISIIYLLIKNYYIESKNLLPFHKCMNIGNALDAPKNIPWDVDIKNEYFDLIKEAGFDSVRIPVRFSDYAKNQPEYVLEEDFMKRVDGYIDYALSKDLVVILDFHHFVEIMDKPEQYKQCFLRIWEQLSQRYENHSDKLIFELLNEPTKNLKPEIWNEYLNEAIKVIRKTNKNRFIIVGSAEFSSLDSLKYLTLPKDKKLIATFHFYEPNKFTFQGNIYHQGFEQLKNVSWKNTDSEVRYIKERFSIVKRWADKNNIRIFLGEFGANQNAPKEDRVLWTKQVRKTAEEMGFAWGYWEFCSQFGAYDDKTASWNKMLLNSLVNK, translated from the coding sequence ATGGCAAAAAGAAAATATAAGTTAATAAAAGATATGGCAATAGTATTAATAATTTCCATAATCTATTTGTTGATTAAGAATTATTATATTGAAAGTAAGAATTTGCTACCTTTTCATAAGTGTATGAATATAGGAAATGCTTTAGATGCTCCTAAAAATATTCCATGGGATGTAGATATAAAAAATGAGTATTTTGATTTAATCAAAGAAGCGGGGTTTGACAGTGTTAGAATACCTGTAAGATTTTCTGATTATGCAAAAAATCAACCTGAGTATGTACTCGAGGAAGATTTTATGAAAAGAGTGGATGGATATATTGATTATGCTTTAAGTAAAGATTTAGTAGTAATTTTAGATTTTCATCATTTTGTGGAAATAATGGATAAACCAGAACAATATAAACAATGTTTTTTAAGAATATGGGAACAGCTTTCTCAAAGATATGAAAATCATTCAGATAAGCTTATTTTTGAGCTACTTAATGAACCTACTAAAAACTTAAAACCAGAAATATGGAATGAATATTTAAATGAAGCAATAAAGGTAATTCGAAAAACTAATAAAAATAGGTTTATTATTGTAGGCTCTGCTGAATTTTCTTCTTTAGATAGTTTGAAATATTTAACTTTACCTAAAGATAAAAAACTTATAGCAACTTTTCATTTTTATGAACCAAATAAATTTACATTTCAAGGTAATATATATCATCAAGGCTTTGAACAATTGAAAAATGTTTCATGGAAAAATACAGATTCAGAGGTACGGTATATTAAAGAGCGTTTTTCTATTGTAAAAAGGTGGGCGGATAAAAATAATATAAGAATATTTTTGGGTGAATTTGGAGCAAATCAGAATGCTCCTAAAGAAGATCGTGTGTTGTGGACTAAACAAGTAAGAAAAACTGCAGAGGAAATGGGTTTTGCTTGGGGGTATTGGGAATTTTGTTCTCAGTTTGGTGCTTATGATGATAAAACAGCTTCTTGGAATAAAATGCTTTTAAATTCTCTAGTAAATAAATAG
- a CDS encoding glycosyltransferase, with protein MDFYVYNNSVILMLLLIFWMCYRGRKNTKDKLFDFIKEGDFLNLKSTKNKILVIATVIASLIYLGWRIFFTIPFGYGKIAIISGIYLLAIEIIGMFEASIHFYNMTNVQCPKPPKIEDEKYPEIDVFIATYNEPVELLYKTINACLNMDYKDKSKIHLYLCDDGNRQEMRDLCNKMNIGYITRTERKHAKAGNLNNAMAHTSSPLIVTMDADMIPTHDFLISCVPYFYMEDEVGFVQTPQSFYNPDLFQFNLYSENRIPNEQDYFYRDIQVGRNKSNSVIYGGSNTIISRKALEDIGGFCTRVITEDFATGILIQSKGYKCYAVNEVHASGLSPADLKSLIKQRERWARGCIQTGRKQNILFKKGLSISQKLNYVASILYWLFPLKRLIYIMAPILFSVFNVIVVKCTLFEVILFWLPMYLLTNTCIKKLSGNIRNNKWTNVYENILFPSLFIPVLLEMFCISKRTFSVTRKDKVEDHKRYQIMHTLPHMFFAILSVIGIANCIRWTFNTGSIAMIVVLFWLVINLYNIIMSIFFMKGRKNYRQYERTMANVSCQIKNNNCDIDCLTHDISEEGFSVVLDFPKYIDYKTECLITLKTERYTSYFKAKTIHVSNIKDYWKYSFQIVEIDEKDRQQLLQIIYDRVPSLPQILDKDGSIFEDLKMNTFKRAEKERMSNRKLARVSLNESVEALDYGSVILKDFNYEYMRIDTGIVEPKNLIILLENDIKLNCNFVTSFNSTKDKLYKITEYESFSEDKNFEAILRRWIDNSKKLLEENEKTSIDNKNSISDELDEMSYI; from the coding sequence ATGGATTTTTATGTTTATAATAATAGCGTTATATTAATGCTATTATTAATTTTTTGGATGTGTTACAGGGGTAGAAAAAATACCAAAGATAAATTATTTGATTTTATAAAAGAAGGTGATTTTTTGAATCTTAAAAGTACAAAAAATAAAATTTTAGTTATTGCTACTGTAATTGCTTCTCTAATTTATTTAGGGTGGAGAATTTTTTTCACAATTCCTTTTGGATATGGAAAAATTGCAATTATTTCAGGAATTTATCTTTTAGCTATAGAAATTATAGGTATGTTTGAAGCAAGTATTCATTTTTATAATATGACTAATGTACAATGTCCTAAACCGCCTAAGATAGAAGATGAAAAATACCCTGAAATAGACGTATTTATAGCCACATATAATGAGCCTGTTGAATTATTATATAAAACAATTAATGCTTGTTTAAATATGGATTATAAAGACAAGTCTAAAATTCATTTATATTTATGTGATGATGGTAATCGTCAAGAGATGAGAGATTTATGTAACAAAATGAATATAGGATATATAACAAGAACTGAAAGAAAACATGCAAAAGCAGGAAATTTGAACAATGCAATGGCACACACATCATCACCGCTTATCGTTACAATGGATGCCGATATGATTCCAACTCATGATTTCTTAATTTCATGCGTCCCTTATTTTTACATGGAAGACGAGGTTGGATTTGTACAAACACCTCAAAGCTTTTACAATCCAGATTTATTCCAGTTTAATCTTTATTCAGAAAATAGAATTCCAAATGAACAGGATTATTTTTATAGAGATATTCAAGTAGGGAGAAACAAATCGAATTCTGTTATATATGGAGGTTCCAATACTATAATTTCAAGAAAAGCTTTAGAAGACATAGGGGGCTTTTGTACGAGAGTTATAACAGAAGATTTTGCAACTGGTATATTAATTCAAAGTAAAGGATATAAGTGTTATGCAGTAAATGAGGTACATGCCTCAGGATTGTCTCCCGCTGATTTGAAAAGTTTAATTAAACAAAGGGAAAGATGGGCAAGGGGTTGTATTCAAACTGGACGAAAGCAAAATATACTTTTTAAAAAAGGCCTTAGTATATCTCAAAAACTTAATTATGTAGCATCTATTTTATATTGGCTTTTCCCGTTAAAAAGGTTGATTTATATAATGGCACCTATTTTATTTAGTGTTTTTAATGTCATTGTTGTAAAATGCACATTATTTGAAGTTATTTTATTTTGGCTACCAATGTATTTACTTACAAATACATGTATTAAAAAATTATCAGGAAATATTCGTAATAATAAATGGACAAACGTTTATGAAAATATTTTATTCCCATCATTATTTATTCCAGTTCTTTTAGAAATGTTTTGTATTTCAAAAAGGACATTTTCAGTTACACGTAAGGATAAGGTAGAAGATCATAAAAGATATCAGATTATGCATACGTTGCCCCATATGTTTTTTGCGATATTATCTGTAATTGGTATTGCAAATTGTATAAGATGGACTTTTAATACTGGTTCTATTGCAATGATAGTAGTTTTATTTTGGTTAGTAATAAATCTTTATAATATTATAATGTCGATTTTCTTTATGAAAGGAAGAAAAAATTATAGACAATACGAACGTACTATGGCAAATGTTAGTTGCCAAATTAAGAATAATAATTGCGACATAGATTGTTTAACTCATGATATTTCAGAAGAAGGATTTTCAGTTGTACTAGATTTTCCTAAGTATATTGATTATAAAACAGAGTGTTTAATAACTTTAAAAACAGAAAGATATACAAGCTATTTTAAAGCAAAAACAATCCATGTATCAAATATAAAGGATTATTGGAAATATTCTTTCCAAATTGTTGAAATAGATGAAAAAGATAGACAACAGCTTTTACAGATAATTTACGATAGAGTACCGTCTTTACCTCAAATATTAGATAAAGATGGAAGTATATTTGAGGATCTTAAAATGAATACATTTAAAAGAGCTGAAAAGGAAAGAATGTCTAATAGAAAATTGGCTAGAGTTAGTTTGAATGAATCAGTTGAGGCTTTGGATTATGGATCAGTTATATTGAAAGACTTTAATTATGAGTATATGAGAATTGACACAGGTATTGTAGAGCCAAAGAATTTAATTATACTATTAGAGAATGATATAAAATTAAATTGTAACTTTGTTACATCTTTTAACAGCACAAAAGATAAGCTGTACAAAATTACAGAATATGAATCTTTTTCAGAAGATAAAAATTTTGAAGCTATTTTAAGAAGATGGATTGATAATTCAAAGAAATTACTTGAAGAAAATGAAAAAACAAGTATAGATAATAAAAATTCTATTTCAGATGAATTAGATGAAATGTCTTATATATAG
- a CDS encoding metallophosphoesterase yields the protein MFTSKRLSKVFNMSKEITIDDSSKIILISDCHRGDNTWADDFAHNQNLLFTALNYYYKNDYIYVEIGDGDELWENRKFEEIRQTHSNIFDLMSKFYKDNRLYMIWGNHDIVKRKEKYVKKNLYYYYDTRKEQWKPLFDKIQVYEGLILKYLNIKNKIFVVHGHQGDLINDQLWPISRFLVRYIWRPLTLYLGIKDPTSAAKNYKKKKIIERKIIRWAKVSKQIIITGHTHRPRFPSANEVPYFNDGSCVHPRCITGIEIKNGEIMLIKWSVETKDDGTLYVSRGIISGPEKLQAYFQ from the coding sequence ATGTTTACTTCTAAAAGGTTAAGTAAAGTTTTTAATATGTCAAAAGAAATAACAATTGATGATTCATCTAAGATTATATTAATTAGTGATTGCCACAGAGGTGACAATACTTGGGCAGATGATTTCGCTCATAATCAAAATCTTTTGTTTACTGCGTTAAATTATTATTATAAGAACGATTATATATACGTTGAAATTGGAGATGGGGATGAACTTTGGGAAAATAGAAAGTTTGAAGAGATAAGGCAGACCCATAGTAATATTTTTGATTTAATGAGTAAGTTTTATAAGGATAATAGACTTTATATGATTTGGGGTAATCATGATATTGTAAAAAGGAAAGAAAAATATGTTAAAAAAAATTTATATTATTACTATGATACAAGAAAAGAACAATGGAAGCCTTTATTTGATAAAATTCAAGTTTATGAGGGGTTAATTTTAAAGTATTTAAACATAAAAAATAAGATTTTTGTTGTACATGGACATCAAGGAGATTTAATTAATGATCAGCTTTGGCCAATTAGCAGGTTTTTAGTTAGATATATATGGAGACCTCTAACGTTATATTTAGGGATTAAGGATCCAACAAGTGCTGCTAAAAATTATAAAAAGAAAAAAATTATAGAGCGAAAGATTATAAGATGGGCAAAAGTAAGTAAGCAAATAATTATTACGGGACATACACATAGACCTAGGTTTCCAAGTGCTAATGAAGTTCCATATTTTAATGATGGAAGCTGTGTTCATCCAAGGTGTATAACAGGAATTGAAATTAAAAATGGTGAGATAATGCTTATAAAATGGAGTGTTGAAACGAAAGATGATGGCACACTATATGTAAGTAGAGGAATAATATCGGGTCCTGAAAAACTTCAGGCTTATTTTCAGTAA